A region from the Waddliaceae bacterium genome encodes:
- a CDS encoding DUF2851 family protein yields the protein MSIVVSSPQISFTERHLQALWLEQKYFRGLSSPGDDIIDILSPGSWNVEAGPDFLRAHLRINGVLIRGDIEVHLHEEMWYHHGHNNDSRYDDVILHLCLWNPNKHRDLYTHKGSKIFTVYLEDFMTIPLARIVKLIDLDLYPYKKFLGSGKCASKIFNRLPNEELSSLMTSEAYRRLKKKREHLRAYVDDKLFVAAGIVMALGYKNNTTAFLDLFLWLRGLSGHNEKELLALAIGATGFFEKAYVDMWEASPYYRSLQTLWEDLKDKDFPVFSMTTAQIRPLNHPIRRFVTLVKIINDKTLPDRYNAIEELWDNHWQCCFKKKTRAHLRDTLVSILPNYNDPYWNTHYIFEEKKSSKHIPLTGNVLCKTIFINTILPLLEEHIQKKHGSDELRALTLLYRSFSSSSSRKTLYIRHRFFGDKDKTIIKNACIEQGAYQIYNDNCIHYEASCEGCPFIEKALSTH from the coding sequence ATGTCTATTGTTGTTTCCAGCCCCCAAATTTCTTTCACAGAGCGTCATCTTCAGGCATTGTGGTTAGAACAGAAATATTTTCGTGGTCTTTCCTCTCCTGGCGACGACATCATCGACATCCTATCGCCGGGAAGCTGGAACGTCGAGGCCGGCCCCGACTTCCTCCGCGCCCATCTTCGTATCAATGGCGTCCTTATCCGTGGTGACATCGAGGTGCACCTCCATGAAGAGATGTGGTATCATCACGGCCATAACAACGACAGCCGTTATGATGATGTCATCTTGCATCTATGTCTATGGAACCCCAATAAACACCGCGACCTATATACCCATAAAGGCTCTAAGATCTTCACTGTATATCTCGAAGATTTTATGACGATACCCCTCGCCCGTATCGTCAAACTCATCGACCTTGACCTTTACCCTTATAAGAAATTCCTTGGCAGCGGAAAGTGCGCCTCGAAGATTTTTAATAGACTCCCTAATGAAGAGCTATCGTCGCTTATGACGTCAGAGGCATATCGTCGGCTTAAAAAGAAACGTGAACACCTACGTGCTTATGTCGATGATAAGCTCTTCGTCGCCGCTGGTATCGTTATGGCGCTAGGATATAAGAACAACACCACAGCCTTCCTAGACCTTTTCCTATGGCTTAGAGGCCTTTCTGGGCACAACGAAAAAGAGCTTTTAGCTCTTGCTATAGGGGCTACTGGTTTTTTTGAAAAAGCATACGTCGACATGTGGGAAGCCTCGCCATATTATAGGAGCTTACAAACGCTATGGGAAGACCTAAAAGATAAAGACTTCCCTGTTTTTTCTATGACGACGGCACAGATACGCCCTCTTAACCATCCGATACGCCGCTTCGTCACCCTAGTAAAAATTATCAACGACAAAACCCTCCCAGATCGTTACAACGCCATTGAAGAGCTATGGGATAACCACTGGCAATGCTGCTTCAAAAAAAAGACAAGAGCACATCTCCGCGACACTCTCGTATCGATACTTCCTAATTACAATGACCCATACTGGAATACCCACTATATCTTCGAAGAAAAGAAAAGCAGTAAACACATACCACTTACAGGGAACGTGCTGTGTAAAACAATATTCATCAATACCATCCTACCACTCCTTGAAGAACATATACAAAAAAAACACGGCAGTGACGAGCTTAGAGCGCTTACGCTTCTATACCGTTCTTTTTCATCCTCTTCAAGTCGTAAGACGCTATATATACGACACCGCTTTTTTGGCGACAAAGACAAAACCATCATAAAAAATGCATGTATAGAGCAGGGAGCTTACCAGATATACAACGACAACTGCATACACTACGAAGCGAGCTGTGAAGGGTGCCCTTTCATAGAAAAAGCCCTCTCAACGCATTAA
- the lpxG gene encoding UDP-2,3-diacylglucosamine diphosphatase LpxG: MLEFIKKKLYLLYNKVVRLLWDTWCVASVVGIWPRFIEPRMLLTSRLSLPIDGLSPSLEDLKVVFFSDLHFSKEASSKFLKKISSRINKLHPDIIIFGGDILRTPIIDDPERLLSFLNSLKARYGCFFVFGNHDYSEWVSLNDKGEYDIETGGTPAIIEGFKRFFGNKKPLGIITDRARAVPSHEELSALLKKTRFTVLENDTSLVPIRNTFLNICGLEEYWLGRCNPKKAFKNYDKKYPGIVVTHNPDSFPLLYDYPGDLVLSGHTHGGQINLPWMWKKFSLLENSEFKRGMVGRDGKAIYITRGVGSSEPFRWFSPPEIVLITLNGTSHD; the protein is encoded by the coding sequence ATGCTAGAATTCATAAAGAAAAAACTTTATCTCCTTTATAATAAAGTCGTAAGGCTTCTCTGGGACACGTGGTGTGTCGCCTCTGTCGTAGGGATATGGCCACGATTCATCGAGCCTAGGATGCTGCTAACGTCGCGGCTATCGCTACCTATCGACGGCTTATCACCATCTCTTGAAGACCTGAAAGTAGTTTTTTTCAGCGACCTTCATTTCAGCAAAGAGGCTTCTTCAAAATTTCTAAAAAAAATCTCTTCGCGCATAAACAAGTTGCACCCAGACATTATAATTTTCGGCGGCGATATCCTCAGAACGCCAATTATTGACGATCCTGAAAGGCTTCTTTCTTTTCTGAACTCTTTAAAAGCGCGCTATGGCTGTTTTTTTGTCTTCGGCAACCACGACTATAGCGAATGGGTATCCCTCAACGATAAAGGCGAATACGACATCGAGACTGGTGGAACTCCTGCTATCATCGAAGGTTTCAAGCGTTTTTTCGGAAACAAAAAACCTCTTGGGATTATCACAGACCGTGCCCGTGCCGTTCCTTCCCATGAAGAACTCAGTGCTTTATTAAAAAAAACACGTTTCACCGTCCTTGAGAATGACACATCTCTTGTTCCTATACGCAACACCTTCCTAAACATCTGTGGTCTTGAAGAATATTGGCTTGGCCGTTGCAATCCAAAGAAAGCCTTTAAAAACTATGACAAAAAATATCCTGGCATTGTCGTCACCCACAACCCCGACAGCTTTCCTCTGCTTTATGACTATCCTGGCGATCTTGTCTTATCAGGACATACTCACGGCGGGCAGATAAATCTTCCATGGATGTGGAAAAAATTCTCTCTACTTGAAAACAGCGAGTTTAAGCGTGGCATGGTAGGGCGCGATGGTAAAGCTATATACATAACTCGTGGGGTAGGAAGCTCTGAGCCGTTCCGCTGGTTCTCTCCTCCTGAAATCGTCCTAATAACATTAAACGGCACTTCTCATGACTAA
- the ispD gene encoding 2-C-methyl-D-erythritol 4-phosphate cytidylyltransferase, with protein MTKKTSLIFLAGGVGNRMKASLPKQFLELSGRPLFSYSLDVFAAIDNIDDIIVVCAEEHRHNFDSYKTLSMSFALPGPRRQDSVYNGLCEVSSDSELVIIHDSARPFITEKMASEALVDGEEHGAAVVGVPVTYTVKRSNDEGFVAETLPREDIWEIQTPQVVKHDLLKKGFEKALAEDITVTDDVALVEILNLPVKLVMGSRDNIKVTTPEDIALAENILKQKT; from the coding sequence ATGACTAAAAAAACCAGTCTTATCTTCCTTGCCGGTGGTGTTGGCAATAGGATGAAAGCTTCTTTGCCGAAACAATTTCTTGAACTTTCAGGAAGGCCACTTTTTTCATATAGCCTCGACGTCTTCGCTGCTATCGACAATATCGATGATATCATCGTCGTCTGTGCCGAAGAACATCGCCACAACTTCGATAGCTATAAAACATTATCTATGAGTTTCGCCCTTCCAGGCCCACGACGCCAAGATTCCGTCTACAATGGCCTGTGCGAGGTCTCTAGCGACAGCGAACTCGTTATCATCCATGATTCCGCACGTCCTTTCATCACAGAGAAAATGGCCTCAGAGGCACTTGTCGACGGAGAAGAACACGGCGCTGCCGTCGTCGGCGTTCCCGTAACATATACAGTAAAACGCTCCAACGACGAAGGTTTTGTCGCCGAGACGCTACCACGAGAGGATATCTGGGAGATACAGACGCCGCAAGTTGTGAAGCACGACCTTCTTAAAAAAGGCTTCGAGAAAGCTCTCGCCGAAGATATCACTGTCACCGACGACGTCGCCCTCGTAGAGATTCTCAACCTTCCAGTAAAGCTCGTTATGGGCTCTCGCGACAACATAAAAGTCACAACGCCAGAAGATATCGCTTTGGCAGAAAACATCCTAAAACAGAAAACATAG
- the truA gene encoding tRNA pseudouridine(38-40) synthase TruA, translated as MHTYKLTVAYDGTEYSGWQIQPNGPSIQEAIEKILKTITRKDLKVTGSGRTDAGVHALGQVAHISSEDVLNVTKTLRSLNGLLPADIRIKTFEEVHETFHARYSATKKTYHYNLWTDDVADPFICRYRHHVRSTTFDIAKLKAAAVLLVGTHDFTSFACEASKGSAAKDPIRTIYRVAVVPQDGGLRVEFQGNGFLYKMVRNIMGTLLEIAQGKRPVDDITTIINAKDRRKAGHAAPAQGLFLVDVSY; from the coding sequence ATGCATACTTATAAGCTCACCGTCGCATATGACGGCACAGAATACAGCGGATGGCAGATACAGCCTAACGGCCCCTCGATACAAGAAGCTATAGAAAAAATTCTTAAGACGATAACACGAAAAGACCTCAAAGTCACAGGATCCGGCCGTACCGATGCCGGCGTTCATGCCCTCGGACAGGTTGCACATATCAGCAGCGAAGATGTTCTCAACGTTACGAAAACCCTGCGCTCCTTAAACGGCCTCCTCCCCGCCGACATACGGATAAAAACCTTCGAAGAAGTCCACGAGACCTTCCACGCCCGATACAGTGCCACCAAAAAAACATACCACTACAACCTCTGGACCGACGACGTCGCCGACCCTTTCATCTGCCGATACCGCCACCACGTCAGAAGCACTACCTTCGATATCGCGAAACTTAAAGCCGCCGCAGTATTGCTCGTAGGAACACACGACTTCACGTCTTTCGCATGCGAAGCGTCGAAAGGCAGCGCAGCAAAAGATCCCATCCGTACCATCTACCGCGTCGCTGTCGTCCCACAAGACGGCGGACTACGCGTAGAATTCCAGGGCAACGGCTTCCTATATAAAATGGTACGTAACATCATGGGAACACTGCTAGAAATAGCACAAGGCAAACGCCCCGTCGATGACATCACAACAATCATAAACGCCAAAGACCGCCGGAAAGCCGGACACGCCGCACCAGCACAAGGACTTTTCCTCGTAGACGTCTCATATTAA
- a CDS encoding HAD family phosphatase has product MDWIFRSQLILFDFDGLLVNTEDIHYNAYRLMLERRGFTLPWSFDEYCQAAHYDSTLLRDKIYETFPEIANEDWDIIYAEKRQAYVDLLEQKTVALMPGVETFLNIIAEKDIPRCVVTHSPDDHISRIRKTLPVLETISTWITREDYSEPKPSSECYLTAIERLAPDAKNIIGFEDSPRGLTALMGTPALPVLICKAEYPEIPDFIARGAKRYQTFEEILTE; this is encoded by the coding sequence ATGGATTGGATTTTTAGGAGTCAACTTATTCTTTTCGATTTTGACGGTCTTCTCGTCAATACCGAAGATATACATTATAATGCTTATCGCCTCATGCTCGAGCGTCGTGGCTTCACTTTGCCGTGGAGTTTCGACGAATATTGCCAGGCGGCACACTATGATTCAACATTGCTCCGCGATAAAATATATGAGACGTTCCCCGAAATCGCCAATGAAGATTGGGATATTATATATGCCGAGAAGAGACAGGCATATGTCGACCTTTTGGAACAAAAGACTGTAGCGCTTATGCCTGGCGTTGAGACTTTCCTGAATATCATTGCCGAGAAAGACATACCGCGATGTGTCGTGACGCACTCTCCCGACGACCATATATCGAGAATACGAAAAACACTTCCTGTCCTTGAAACAATTTCTACGTGGATAACACGCGAAGATTATAGTGAGCCAAAACCTAGCTCCGAATGTTACCTTACTGCTATTGAAAGGCTGGCTCCCGACGCCAAAAATATTATAGGATTCGAGGACTCGCCACGAGGACTTACGGCGCTGATGGGAACGCCAGCGCTTCCCGTCTTAATATGTAAAGCTGAATACCCCGAAATTCCCGACTTCATTGCCCGCGGAGCAAAACGCTATCAGACCTTCGAGGAAATCCTTACTGAATAG
- a CDS encoding NUDIX domain-containing protein encodes MERHFTSNVFIVDDDKVLLIYHKKLSTWLPPGGHIDANETPVDSARREVFEETGLEIEIMMQENAWVQSDEARSFQRPYLCLIEDIPEYRDTPAHQHIDMVYLAKNIRTGIEKPNYDEVREMRWFSRDDIEALTVGENLLFNVKMVLDHIFDHVIPVTCPL; translated from the coding sequence ATGGAAAGACATTTCACCTCTAATGTTTTTATCGTAGATGATGATAAGGTTCTCCTTATATACCATAAAAAGCTGAGTACATGGCTTCCTCCTGGAGGGCATATCGATGCTAATGAGACGCCTGTCGATTCTGCGCGCCGTGAGGTTTTCGAAGAGACGGGCCTTGAAATTGAGATCATGATGCAGGAAAATGCGTGGGTGCAGAGCGACGAAGCCCGCAGCTTCCAAAGACCATATCTTTGTCTCATAGAAGATATTCCGGAATATCGAGACACTCCCGCACACCAACATATCGATATGGTGTATCTCGCCAAAAACATCCGCACTGGAATAGAAAAACCTAACTATGACGAAGTCAGAGAGATGCGCTGGTTTTCTCGCGACGATATCGAAGCCCTCACCGTCGGCGAAAACTTGCTCTTCAACGTCAAAATGGTCCTAGATCATATCTTTGATCACGTCATTCCGGTGACTTGTCCACTATAA
- a CDS encoding AAA family ATPase, translating into MYKIGIMGVHGAGKTSLGYLLSAHFKMKGINVKLIHESVRENCPFPINADANQGTCLWNFHTQFRNELDAEAQGYELAICDRTVVDTFVYYHAVNKETNVTMAAVHQGVQWLKTYDVLICTEPSTSVELFDDGVRDTDIEYQNLIKSGFDDILYRYAGDVAERVIYATSDDIFDEERKEALVAKIELHLKKFLNKDAKKEELSEV; encoded by the coding sequence ATGTATAAAATAGGTATAATGGGCGTCCACGGCGCAGGAAAAACATCGTTGGGATATCTTCTTTCGGCACATTTTAAGATGAAAGGCATCAACGTCAAGCTTATTCATGAAAGTGTTAGGGAAAACTGTCCATTTCCTATCAACGCTGACGCAAATCAGGGGACGTGTCTGTGGAATTTCCATACGCAATTTCGTAATGAACTCGACGCCGAAGCTCAAGGCTATGAGCTTGCAATATGTGATAGGACTGTCGTCGATACTTTCGTATATTATCATGCTGTAAACAAGGAAACCAACGTCACCATGGCAGCGGTACACCAAGGGGTGCAGTGGCTTAAGACTTATGATGTCCTTATATGTACCGAACCTTCTACTAGCGTAGAGCTTTTTGACGATGGCGTGCGCGACACCGACATAGAATATCAGAATCTTATTAAAAGTGGTTTTGACGATATATTATACCGTTATGCTGGAGATGTTGCCGAGCGTGTAATATATGCTACTTCAGACGATATCTTCGACGAAGAGCGAAAAGAAGCCCTTGTTGCTAAGATAGAGCTACACCTTAAGAAATTCCTGAATAAAGATGCTAAAAAAGAAGAGCTCTCTGAAGTATAA
- a CDS encoding SDR family NAD(P)-dependent oxidoreductase, with the protein MKKNRPLAVITGASSGIGAEYARRYADMGYDVFLVARREELLKKLCSGLEEKHGITATYAIVDLSDRSAVEKLTETISTMRNLEVIINNAGFATGVPEFEEGDIEGWVQMLNIHDEIPMRLIAAAIPMMKKRKKGTIINVSSIAGFFVGSVMYYSTKAFLTNFSESLALELARHNIKVQALCPGLTRTDFHKKLGWHDNDPRYKEFMSVKDVVATSLRDIKKPWKTICIPGFKNKLLVGMAYLLPRRLLYTLIRYNKKKRFIHTISK; encoded by the coding sequence ATGAAAAAAAATCGTCCTCTTGCCGTAATAACTGGCGCGTCTAGTGGCATCGGTGCAGAATACGCACGGCGTTACGCCGATATGGGCTATGACGTATTTCTGGTCGCCCGCAGGGAAGAGCTTCTTAAAAAGCTCTGCTCCGGTCTCGAAGAGAAGCATGGCATCACTGCAACTTATGCCATCGTAGATCTGTCAGACCGCAGCGCCGTCGAGAAACTAACAGAAACAATCTCTACGATGAGAAACCTTGAAGTCATTATTAATAATGCTGGATTTGCCACCGGTGTCCCAGAATTCGAAGAAGGCGATATAGAAGGATGGGTCCAGATGCTCAACATTCACGACGAGATCCCTATGCGTCTCATCGCCGCCGCCATACCGATGATGAAAAAAAGAAAGAAAGGCACCATCATCAACGTGTCTTCTATCGCAGGGTTCTTCGTAGGCTCCGTAATGTATTATTCCACAAAAGCTTTTCTTACGAACTTCTCCGAATCCCTGGCGCTGGAGCTGGCACGCCATAACATAAAAGTGCAGGCGTTGTGTCCTGGCTTGACACGTACCGACTTCCACAAAAAACTAGGGTGGCACGACAACGATCCAAGATATAAAGAGTTTATGTCAGTAAAAGATGTCGTTGCAACGTCTCTTCGAGACATAAAAAAGCCCTGGAAGACAATATGTATTCCGGGCTTTAAAAATAAGCTTCTCGTAGGTATGGCATACCTCCTGCCAAGAAGACTGCTATACACGCTGATACGCTACAACAAAAAGAAAAGGTTCATTCATACCATCAGCAAATAG
- a CDS encoding 30S ribosomal protein S12, with product MPTTNQLIRFGRKKKVKKTKSPALQRCPQRRGVCLQVKTKTPKKPNSALRKVAWVRLSNGQEIIAYIPGEGHNLQEHSIVLVRGGRVKDLPGVRYHLVRGALDCAPVQDRKQRRSKYGAKRPK from the coding sequence ATGCCGACAACAAACCAACTGATTCGTTTTGGCCGTAAGAAGAAGGTCAAAAAAACGAAATCTCCTGCTCTTCAGCGTTGCCCACAGCGTCGTGGCGTCTGTTTGCAGGTTAAGACAAAGACTCCTAAGAAGCCTAACTCTGCATTGAGAAAGGTTGCCTGGGTTCGTCTTTCTAATGGCCAAGAGATTATCGCCTATATTCCTGGCGAAGGTCACAACCTCCAAGAGCACAGCATTGTTCTCGTCCGTGGAGGCCGTGTTAAGGATTTGCCTGGTGTCCGTTACCACCTAGTTCGTGGAGCGTTAGACTGTGCACCTGTGCAAGACCGTAAGCAAAGAAGATCGAAGTATGGGGCAAAGCGTCCTAAGTAA
- the rpsG gene encoding 30S ribosomal protein S7 gives MSRRHSAEKRQIKPDPLYNSVVLAKFINNIMLKGKKSLARSIVYNAMESFSKRVKAENPLAAFETALENAKPSLEVKSRRIGGATYQVPIEIATDRRTALAMRWIIKHSRSKAGRSMTEGLAAELSDCFNNQGTTIKKKDDTHRMAEANKAFAHYKW, from the coding sequence ATGTCACGAAGACACAGCGCTGAAAAGCGTCAAATAAAGCCTGACCCTCTATATAACAGTGTGGTTTTGGCAAAATTTATCAACAACATCATGCTCAAGGGCAAGAAGTCGTTGGCACGTTCTATAGTATACAACGCCATGGAGAGCTTCTCCAAACGCGTTAAAGCTGAAAACCCTCTCGCTGCTTTCGAGACAGCGCTAGAGAATGCCAAGCCTTCTCTAGAGGTGAAATCGCGCCGTATCGGTGGTGCCACCTATCAGGTGCCTATTGAGATAGCAACAGACCGTCGTACTGCTCTTGCTATGCGATGGATAATAAAGCATTCACGTAGCAAAGCTGGACGTTCTATGACAGAAGGTCTTGCTGCTGAACTAAGCGACTGCTTCAACAACCAAGGAACTACTATCAAGAAAAAAGACGACACGCACCGTATGGCCGAAGCCAACAAAGCGTTCGCTCATTACAAGTGGTAG
- the fusA gene encoding elongation factor G, translated as MARPKNENLGNVRNIGIMAHIDAGKTTITERILYYTGRTHRIGEVHDGAATMDWMEQEQERGITITSAATTVFWKDNKINIIDTPGHVDFTVEVERSLRVLDGSVAIFCSVSGVEPQSETVWRQADKYEVPRIAFVNKMDRMGADFFTAVTTMREKLGANAIPVQVPIGAEAEFRGIVDLLTMKAYIFKDETLGAEWDEAPIPEDLLEKCTELRTQLLDELATVDDDDDDFIMKVLEAPDSITIEELNEVIRKGVLANKINPVLCGSAFKNKGIQQLLDAVISWMPSPLDRGAVNGIDIKNDEDVLVAPDDDAPLAALAFKVMTDPYVGRLTFVRIYSGTLLKGQTLLNSTKNKKERITRLIEMHSNNRKEREEFYTGDIAACIGLKNTTTGDSLCSVDQPILLERMEFPEPVISMAIEPKSKPDREKLSKALSTLAEEDPTFRVSTDEDTGQTIIAGMGELHLDILRDRMVREFSVDANVGKPQVSYKETITIPGKANTKFSKQTGGRGQYAHVVLEVEPSEVGKGNEVVSKIVGGVIPKEYIPAVIKGVEEGLSSGVVAGYTTIDVNVAIVFGSYHEVDSSEMAFKICGSMAIKEALKKCKPILKEPIMKVDVNSPEASMGDVIGDLNRRRGKIMGQEMMRGGVAIHAEVPLSEMFGYATTLRSLSSGRANYSMEPSHFERVPAKIQEEITKK; from the coding sequence ATGGCAAGACCTAAAAACGAAAATCTCGGAAACGTACGTAATATTGGTATCATGGCACACATCGATGCTGGAAAGACTACCATCACCGAGCGTATATTATATTACACCGGGCGCACACACCGCATCGGTGAAGTCCATGACGGCGCAGCTACAATGGACTGGATGGAGCAGGAACAAGAGCGTGGCATCACGATAACGTCTGCCGCTACGACAGTTTTCTGGAAAGACAATAAGATTAACATCATCGACACTCCGGGACACGTAGACTTCACCGTAGAAGTGGAGCGTTCATTGCGCGTCCTTGACGGTTCTGTAGCGATATTCTGTAGCGTCTCTGGCGTAGAGCCACAATCTGAGACGGTATGGCGTCAGGCCGACAAATACGAAGTGCCGCGTATTGCTTTCGTCAACAAGATGGACCGTATGGGTGCAGATTTCTTCACCGCCGTAACGACGATGCGTGAGAAGCTTGGCGCCAACGCCATCCCTGTCCAGGTGCCTATCGGTGCCGAGGCGGAATTCCGTGGCATCGTCGATCTTCTTACCATGAAGGCATACATCTTCAAAGACGAGACTCTCGGCGCCGAATGGGACGAAGCTCCAATCCCTGAAGACCTTCTAGAGAAATGTACCGAGCTACGTACGCAGCTTCTTGATGAGCTTGCCACTGTCGACGATGATGATGATGATTTTATCATGAAAGTCTTAGAAGCCCCTGATAGTATCACAATCGAAGAGCTCAACGAAGTCATCAGAAAAGGTGTTCTTGCCAATAAGATCAACCCAGTGTTGTGTGGTTCTGCATTCAAAAACAAAGGTATCCAGCAGCTTCTTGATGCCGTAATAAGTTGGATGCCGTCACCGTTAGACCGTGGCGCTGTCAATGGTATAGACATCAAAAATGACGAAGACGTCCTTGTCGCTCCTGACGACGACGCTCCTCTCGCTGCTTTAGCCTTCAAGGTTATGACCGATCCGTATGTCGGACGTCTTACCTTCGTTCGCATATATTCCGGAACTCTGCTCAAAGGGCAGACGCTTCTTAATTCTACTAAGAACAAGAAAGAGCGTATAACTCGTCTTATCGAGATGCATTCTAACAACAGGAAAGAGCGTGAAGAGTTCTACACTGGCGACATTGCTGCTTGTATAGGCCTAAAGAACACTACTACTGGCGACTCCTTATGTTCTGTCGACCAGCCTATCCTTCTTGAAAGGATGGAGTTCCCTGAGCCTGTAATTTCTATGGCTATAGAGCCAAAGTCTAAGCCTGACAGGGAGAAGCTCTCAAAAGCTCTTTCTACTCTAGCTGAAGAAGACCCTACTTTCCGTGTTAGCACCGATGAAGACACTGGACAAACGATAATCGCTGGGATGGGTGAGCTACACCTCGACATCCTTCGCGACCGCATGGTCCGAGAGTTCTCCGTCGACGCCAATGTTGGAAAACCACAGGTGTCGTATAAAGAGACTATAACAATCCCAGGGAAAGCCAACACAAAGTTCTCCAAGCAGACCGGTGGTCGCGGACAATATGCTCATGTAGTTCTTGAAGTCGAGCCCAGCGAAGTTGGAAAAGGCAACGAGGTCGTCAGCAAGATTGTTGGTGGTGTCATTCCAAAAGAATATATCCCTGCTGTCATCAAAGGTGTCGAGGAAGGGCTATCTTCTGGTGTCGTCGCAGGATATACTACCATCGATGTCAACGTCGCCATCGTCTTCGGGTCATACCATGAAGTCGACTCTAGCGAGATGGCCTTCAAGATCTGCGGATCTATGGCGATAAAAGAAGCTTTGAAGAAATGCAAGCCTATCCTAAAAGAGCCTATCATGAAGGTCGACGTCAACAGCCCCGAAGCAAGCATGGGCGACGTCATCGGCGATTTAAACCGTCGAAGAGGGAAGATTATGGGACAAGAGATGATGCGTGGTGGCGTAGCCATCCACGCCGAAGTTCCTCTATCGGAGATGTTCGGGTATGCTACAACGCTTCGATCGTTGAGCTCAGGACGTGCCAACTATAGCATGGAGCCTAGCCATTTCGAGCGTGTCCCTGCAAAGATTCAAGAAGAAATAACAAAAAAATAA
- the rpsJ gene encoding 30S ribosomal protein S10: MSAKKQQKSQKQKIRIRMKGYDQRILDLSVEDIIEAGKRTGARVVGPIPMPTRREIFTVLRSPHVNRKSREQFEMRTHKRLIDIMEPTAQTIDSLKNLTLPAGVDIKIQA; this comes from the coding sequence ATGTCAGCAAAGAAACAACAGAAAAGCCAAAAGCAAAAGATACGGATCAGGATGAAAGGCTACGACCAACGTATCCTAGATCTTTCCGTTGAAGATATCATCGAAGCAGGAAAGCGCACTGGCGCCCGCGTCGTTGGTCCTATCCCAATGCCAACGCGCCGTGAGATTTTCACCGTTCTGCGTTCGCCACACGTAAACAGGAAGTCTCGTGAGCAGTTCGAGATGCGTACACACAAGCGCCTCATCGACATCATGGAACCTACAGCACAGACGATAGATTCTTTGAAGAATTTAACTCTTCCTGCTGGCGTAGACATAAAAATCCAAGCGTAG